In the Ricinus communis isolate WT05 ecotype wild-type chromosome 3, ASM1957865v1, whole genome shotgun sequence genome, CTCAAGGCATATAGGGTTGTCGTTCCAAGAAATTAGAGCAGCTAAAGTAATAATATAAGGTTCGTCCAAAAGATATACATGGAGAAGTCAATCAgattattgaaattaaattatatatatatataacatttcTCTAATTAACTACATAGTAATCCTATGGTCTAACAAAACCAATACAAGGTAGAGTAATAATTGAACATTTCAAGGATATTGGAGACAAACTAAAAGCATAGAGGTTTCTTTCAATACTTAATCAACTGTGGCATGCATTGTATgttcaaattaataaactaattaaccTACCTGGAAAAAAGCAagtcttatttaaaaaaggaaaaaaaacataaacaaCGAAGAAAATATTGTATATGTACTTTGTCCAGTTGCATGTcctgttaattaaatatgttggaTTATCAAACTAATCCAAAAAGGAtgagagagacagagagaaCCCTAgcagggaaaagaaaaaccctaGAGAAGAGAAGTTGGATTGAAAATTCTGAGAGAAGGAGAAGGGAGAAGGTGAGGTATAAGACTTTTTGTCCTCAGAAAGTATCACATCACCCACTCTTCCTACCTATAAATTTTGGTCATCCCTTTCTCATATTTCCCAACAATCTCCTGGCGCAGacaagaagagagagagagaacatAGAAGAGATGGGTAGAGCTCCTTGTTGTGATAAGGCAAATGTCAAGAAAGGACCCTGGTCACCTGAAGAGGATGCTACGCTTAAAGCTTATATTGAACAATATGGTACTGGAGGCAACTGGATTGCACTTCCTCAAAAAATTGGTACATACCCAGTTTCTTTTAACACTTATCATTCAAATATTTGTTCTTTTCAAgaatttatcaatttcttttctgtttttgctCATCCTTTTTGTGGGGTTTTGTCTAGTAGGGCTTAAGAGATGTGGAAAAAGCTGCAGATTGAGATGGTTAAATTACTTGAGGCCCAATATCAAACATGGTGGATTCTCTGAAGAAGAAGACAACATCATCTGCAGCCTCTATATAAGTATTGGCAGCAGGTACATATACCCTCCTCTCTCTTTTTCATGGATTTCAATAGGAACTGgttgtcttttttctttgtccaTGAATCTTTTGTATAagatacaatatttttttactagcCTGTCAGATTCATATCTTAGTTTCTAGcttcttgtttcttctttcttgGATGCAAAAGGCATGTGATTTACTCAAATTCGATCTACTTTATTAGGTGGTCCATAATTGCAGCTCAATTACCAGGAAGAacagataatgatattaagaACTACTGGAACACAAGGCTGAAGAAGAAACTGCTTGGAAGGCGCAAACAAGCTAACATCAATCGGCCATCATCTGCCAGTACTCCAGCGGAGTCGAACCGGATAGAAGATGCTTCTTCTTCAATGGCCTTGAGCAACTCCGCGCTTGAAAGGCTGCAGCTGCATATGCAACTTCAAAGCCTTCAAAACCCTCTCTCTGTCTACAACAATCCTGCACTGTGGCCTAAGTTGCATCCTCTCCAGGAAAAGCTGCTCCTCCAATCTATGGCTGAAACTTCTAATACTATCATGCAACAGTTGTTGCCTACCCCTCAACAAGGGCATGAACAAAAGCTTGATATCTATGAACAACTATCAGGTTCTATAGCGCTTGAGAATCAGAATTACCCAAGATTCGACAATCCTAAGGTGGATGGTTTGGAGAATTCTTTTAATGCTATAACATCTTCAGACAGCTCAGTTCCCTTCAACAATGGTAACAGTGTTGCAGACTCTATAGCTATGGAAGGGAGGGCGAATGGTGTTGACCAGTCTGTTGCAGCAATCCAGCCTGTTTCGACATTCCAAGCTGAGCTCGAGAACTTTCTCAGTAACAAAACATCTGG is a window encoding:
- the LOC8277890 gene encoding transcription factor MYB36 isoform X2 is translated as MRETERTLAGKRKTLEKRSWIENSERRRREKVRYKTFCPQKVSHHPLFLPINFGHPFLIFPNNLLAQTRRERENIEEMGRAPCCDKANVKKGPWSPEEDATLKAYIEQYGTGGNWIALPQKIGLKRCGKSCRLRWLNYLRPNIKHGGFSEEEDNIICSLYISIGSRWSIIAAQLPGRTDNDIKNYWNTRLKKKLLGRRKQANINRPSSASTPAESNRIEDASSSMALSNSALERLQLHMQLQSLQNPLSVYNNPALWPKLHPLQEKLLLQSMAETSNTIMQQLLPTPQQGHEQKLDIYEQLSGSIALENQNYPRFDNPKVDGLENSFNAITSSDSSVPFNNGNSVADSIAMEGRANGVDQSVAAIQPVSTFQAELENFLSNKTSGFVSQEDQITEFDCFREMNGSKDSLVWWSNDFETKSASSNSWDSTSVLQSEGMFQDYHELGYNM
- the LOC8277890 gene encoding transcription factor MYB36 isoform X1, with the protein product MRETERTLAGKRKTLEKRSWIENSERRRREKVRYKTFCPQKVSHHPLFLPINFGHPFLIFPNNLLAQTRRERENIEEMGRAPCCDKANVKKGPWSPEEDATLKAYIEQYGTGGNWIALPQKIVGLKRCGKSCRLRWLNYLRPNIKHGGFSEEEDNIICSLYISIGSRWSIIAAQLPGRTDNDIKNYWNTRLKKKLLGRRKQANINRPSSASTPAESNRIEDASSSMALSNSALERLQLHMQLQSLQNPLSVYNNPALWPKLHPLQEKLLLQSMAETSNTIMQQLLPTPQQGHEQKLDIYEQLSGSIALENQNYPRFDNPKVDGLENSFNAITSSDSSVPFNNGNSVADSIAMEGRANGVDQSVAAIQPVSTFQAELENFLSNKTSGFVSQEDQITEFDCFREMNGSKDSLVWWSNDFETKSASSNSWDSTSVLQSEGMFQDYHELGYNM